The genomic interval CATGGAATTACCCTGTAGTAAGAAAGTATGATTGGCAGTACTGTTTGTGTGTGTTCAACATCCTCCCTTCAGTAGCAATTGCTCCAAATGAAGTTGGATATTCCAAAGAATATTAGAGATTAAAATCAACATTGGTAGGATAATTCATGACTCAAGGTACCTCACTGTTTCAATTATCTAGTTTTCATGtagataattttttaaagaattattcAATGAATCTTCTCATTGCACAGCAATAATGGCATTACTTTCTTGCTAATTAACTGAAAGAACTCTGCAAGGAAGCTCATACACTAGCATTGCCACCAATATTCTTTTACATTTTCTTGGTACTGAGTGGGCTACCAAATCCACTCAACACATTTTTGTCCTTGAGCAAGTTTACCCTTGCCTAAGGACAAAATTGAGGGTGGGACGTGCCAGCTTGGAGTCTCTGAAAGGGGTCTGTGTGCATCAAACGGCAACTCCCCCAGGCTAGTGGTTTCAAACTCCCTCTGCCAGGAGCAACTGCCACATCTCCGGAAATCAACTGCTGGGCAGGGGTGAGACGCTTTGGCCTCTTCAGACTAACTCCAGAGCCTCCCCGAACTGGGTGGATACTGCAGAGCTGTTGCTAAAGGAGCTGtcccaccacctcctcccagccaggcgtggcctcaagaggaggaggaaggctttCATGCCATGGAGGAGTGTCGCGCAGCACTGAACAGAGTACAGCAGGTTCTTAAAGGACCAGACCACAGTCTTGCTGGGGCCACAGAGGCACAGTTTCTGACTTGTGCAGCCACATGTGTGCAGTTTACAGGAGACACTGACTGCCACTATTAAGTACACATTCTTAGTTAGGAGGAATGGATAATCACATGCATACATAAACCCATTTAATTAACACTAATTTTCTTTTGGCTATTATCGAGATTCACCAATGCCTATGACTTGTCAGCAAAGTGTATTTAAAATCTCATCTTACTTTCCAATGCATAAAGCTAAAATTCCAGTAGAACTACAGACAAAGGTAGTTAACTGAGAAATAGAGCCAGTGCCAAAAATTCACAGGGTGAGGAAGTCAATAGGTGACAAAATGAAAGTTTATAACATTATCCAGTGGTCTGTGAAATACAGTAAGTTGGATCCTTAAACATACTAAGTTACCTTGAAGACAATCATCATGATTCTAACGCTGTAGAATATTTTGTAAGCCTCTTTTTCAGATAGATTGTTGGGACTTTCATTTAGATAAAGCATCTTTAGATCAAATGTCAATAAGCCAATGCTACACAGTTGCTGGTTCAATAAATTTATTGTACTTTTCAAAGTCTTCATAGAAAATTGTGGAAGATATCTTAGCTATCAGCTGTACGCTCCTGGGCCCTGAGGAAGCTAGCCTTCTTCTGAGCAACACGATCTTTCTTCTGGGCAAGGGATAACTTGGGACGGTTCCATCTGCAATGCAAACATGGTATAAATACACAAGGCAGCAATAGTAAATCTAAATACCAGAACACCAGGAGTTACATGACCATAAGGAATGAGTGTGACATTTATATTATTATGCTTAGGAAATAGTGTTTCAGAGATTACTTTCTATAGCACTCTTTCTTTCAGTGGTCAAGGCAATGGATTAGTTGGTCACATTATGAAAGTGCACCATGTTTTTCACTGTAGTATCCAGTTTACTACTAAGGGAAATAATTCTAAGATGTGTGGTGGCAGCACTGTCAAACAGGCAACTAGCCTAGATGGACCTCAAATATGATCCCCTATAGGgtcgccagggccagcattagacttgctgggacccagggctgaagctgaagtccGAACTCCACCCAGGGCAGTTGGGCTGTGGCCACCTCTCCCCAGACctagggtggcagggctcaggttccAGCCCTCCCACTGGGTTCATGTAGTAACTTTGTTGTCAGAGgtggtcacagtgcaatgaagtttgagaacccctgtcctagatcATTTCTGAAACATCCAATTAGTTTCAACACTAAACAGGGACTGGAGGAATTAATTAACATAAATGCTGCAGCTCCAGAAATTTGCTTTGTAACAGGCATATCTAACTCAAAGGAGGAAAAATTTTACCTCTTCTTTTTGACTTCTCTCTTGAGTTTCTTTTCATGGACTGGATTCTCCCGTATACCAGCATGGGcttttttatacatttcctcCATCTGCAAGAAATACAATGTAGTCCATAAAGTCATGTATGCATTGAATGAAGTTCTAACATTCAAGTTGGGAGTCATCCCACTGCCAAGAACATACCAGTGAGTAGAGGAAAAAATACTGAGGTCAAATGTGTTCTCTCAACATCTTTAACAGTCCTACAGAGAGGTCTAAACCAGACTGGGAACAGAACACAGCCACCTAAGGTGCTAAGTCTTCCTCCCAGAAAGAGTAACTTAGAAGTAACTTAAGACAGAGCAAGGCtgtctacactgcgcaccttacaACAGCTTGTGTTGCAAGGTGCGCTGTGTGACCGCTCTTTGTCGCCAGGAGAGCATTCTCCTGCTGAcacaataaaaccacctccaacaaGGAGTGGTAGCTTAGTCACTGGGAGCGTGACTCCCACTGatgaagtgctgtccacaccagcacttttcgtTGCTAAAACTGGTCGTTCAGGagagtgttttttcacatcttTGAGCGACAAAAGTTTAAGCAACAgaagtgccaatgtagacaaagcctcagatgCAGTTCAAAGGAGCACCTTAGAAAGGCAATAAGCCTGCAACTCCCACAGGAATTGTGCACACAGACATGCACTACAGATTTCACACCAGAAACTTTCTGCTGCAAAACCTATCTGAAGTTCTAAAAATACTGTTGATATCAAATGCCACCCTTCAACCAGCAGTGCACTCTTGTGCTCAGGAGATAGGACTTTACCACCAAAAAAAGTCATCCTTCAGCTAAGAGCATGGTTGGCTTTGGAATCCAAAGAAACTTTTTCTTTACAGGGGAGAGTCTCATTGGTCTATCTATGGTGCTTAGATGGTCCCACCAGTTACTACAGCATAGTATGAGCACCTCACAATATCCATGGCAGGCAgcgaacagaggcacagagagacgaaGTTAGTTGGCCAAGGTCACAAGAAGTCTACAGGGGAACAGAGATTTGCACCAGTTTCATGAAACCCAGGACAAGCATCCTAACCACTAGAACATCCTTTCTCTGAAGTCTATCCATGTTATGTGCATCGCTTTTGCAAAATGTCTCCTTCCTCATCCTAAATTAAGAACTAGCTCAGGAAGTTCTCTAAATGAAACTGGAACGTTTAGCATGCCCCAGGCAAAGGAGGAAAACTCAAGTCATGCCAGTTTCTCCAAAAACTATACATGTCTTGAGGGAACATTTAGTTAGGTTTTGGTTCAAGTCAGTGATCAACAACAATGGCCAGGTGTGAATGAACTAAATCGGAACTAAAAAAACATGCAATTTTTCACAATAGTGGTAGTGTTTTGTACAGCTGTGGCTCAATAAAGATAGAAATTTTATTGTTAATGCGGGGTGAGAGAATGGCAGAGTCTGAGTCACTAATTCTTAAGCCATGTAACTGATGAATTTATCAATTGGGTGTTTGATTTCTGATGGGATGACCTCTTAGTTGTGGGAGGTAAAGGAAATATACAAGAATAGCTGCACTAAAACCCACCTCTAAACAGAGAACCTCTATCTTAGCAAATTTGGAAATAAAAATTCCTAGTTCTTAAATAGCACTTttcagctgcagatttcagtgctTTAGAAAGGAAGTCAACAtctttatccctgttttacagatgggctaactgaggcacagaacagtagtgatttgcccaagatcacacagcataCCTGTGAtacagtcaggaatagaacccagatccgCAACTTCCAATACAGTGCTCTATGCACTAGGACTAGGTCACTACTAAGGAACAATTCTGACTGCTTCAGCATAAGTTTTCTTGTCTAATATAGCGGTTCTCTTTAAACATGGAATGCATCTAAACCACATCTCAgggacacttcccctcccttcATGACTGCAGTATATTCCTGGCAATTGCACACATGGAAGCGTACCATTAGTATTCTTTAATGCAGATTAGTGCCGGTATGGACAGTGCTGTCGCGGCAGGACAGTGTCTCCGACTGGCACAGCTACCGcccttgttgggggtggtttaattatgccagcaggcgagctctctcctgccagcatagagcAGCCatacaggagaccttacagcagcacagctgcagtggtccagctgtgccgctgtaaggtctgtagtgtagacatagctaaaGTTATTTTGGTAAAAATGTGTATGTAGGTCAGCCCTGAAAGGATTCTGAAAGCTTACAGCTCTTTAGCAAATCTAGCGTATGGGCACAAAGGAAGAGTTCTTGCTGTAAGCATAAGACTGGAGTACAGACTTCATGTCAATATAAACTGCATAAACTACTTCAGAGAATAAAGAAGTTAAGATTGTAAATGCCAAAGTTTCACTGTAATTTTCATGGAATTTCTTAAATGTTTAGTATACTAAAATTTAGTTCAAGTTATTTTAAGACAAGACGTTAAGACATACTAGCAAAATGGTTTACAAGATACTAACATAATAATACCTAAAAACTAACAAGCGGCTGTATATAGTGTTCTCACATTGTACTGCTATTTAAATCGGCTTTTTCAGGTGACAAACAGAACATTCAGGGAAACAAGGAAAACAACATAACAATAGGACAGGCAAGAAACCATTGGTAAGGAAGAGTTAGGAGGAGGAAGGGCAACAAATTATTCTGGTAGAACAGTGTCATGGAAAGAGGTAGATAGCTCGTTGGTCTGATATTTGTCAAACGACATTTAACAAGCTGTTAAGCTTTTTGATAGCAGGTCACACCTTTATCATCTTTTTCGTGAAGCATGTAGTATGACAAGAGAGGTCATATATTTTTCCTTCATTACCAGCTGTTCTGGGTTCAGGGAATGTGTCCAACTTTTAAGAATCATAGCACTAGGTTTGCAGAGGCCTGTCATTGGGAGTACCCCCCCTCTGGTCTGATAATATGCCATCTACATGGCCCACATTACTATTTTGCAAAGTATCTGCATTCCTAGCATCAATTTTAAACAAGACAAATTATCTTTTAGCGCCACTACTAATATGCAATTCATTTACAGACAGATAGTGTCTTACCATGTCAGGTGTTACATTGTTCTTTATATACTGGGAGAactgttttttgtaggcatcttcatcctcctccatcAGGTAACGCATGTAACCTGCAACATTCTGACCCATGATGTGTGTGCGATGAACCTCTGCATTAAACTCTTTGCTTTCCGAGTCATAACCAGGGAAACGTTTGGTACTATGAAACACGAGTTATAGGTTAGTGGTTAGAATTTTACATCACCTAATCAAAGTTGGTTTAAGAAGTTCTTTAAGATTCAGAGACTGCAGTCTACAAGTCTCAAGTGACTGATACACCATAGCTCCCCTATAGGTAGCTGGAAAGTGTGaccaaagaaaaataattttaaaccagCTGACAGATTATGCTTTCTATAAGCAAAGTTAAGAAATCAACTTGCAAATTGACATCCTTAGCTGCCATCAGTCCCGTCTTGAAACAATGACATACATCATACACAGACCGAGGACCAACTACAGACTGCTCAGTCACTGGGGTATCATCATATAGCAGCCAAGTTAAAGAACCGACAGAAGGTTGacagcctaaaaaaaaaaagcagcaacactgaactttccccctttcttttaaGTTATCCCAGCTACTGTTTGCAGGctatttttcacaactgcattcaTAGAAGCAATCAACAAACATCAAAATTAGGCAATGCAGGCGACAACCCTGAGTCATGATCGTTCACTGATCCTAGCTTAAAGCAGGGGTTGCCAGGACTTCTACACAGAAACCTGTGCCACCACTGTAGATGGATTTTAGATTCTGGCCCAAGTTTCCATTAATAGTTGTATAGAGGGCCTAAGGCCAATGATCATTTTGAACGTGGTGTACATAATTTCTCAAAATAGAAAGTCAGACAATAGGAGTTAAGACAGAGAATTAAAAAGAATTACATGTTACTACAAACTGTTTCTATGGCAATATGAACAGTAAGAAGTGTTTACTCTGCTTAACTGCAGTCACTAGATATTCAAGGTGAAAGGTGATTATATTGCTGTATTTTAGTAACCTTTATGGAAATAAGCATTAATCTTACTCCCTTAACTTCAAGAGTCCTTGGGAGGAATGTCAATAACATCTACTGAAAACAAGTAAATACAACTTGGATTAAACCTAATTACCACATTAACAGGGTCACGCCACACTGAATTCAACTAACCTAAGGTGAAGTTAAAATATCACTACAATGCATATAAAGATGTGAAGTCTCAGTTTTCAAAATTCCCTTTTGACCAATTTATCTGAGATTAAGTTACCTATGAGGGATGGACAGGCCACCATCCACTGCGCCCTTTAGCGCACCGAAGACTTTGTTTCCGGTGGTAGTTCTGGCAAGACCTGCATCCAGGTAGCATGTAAAAGCACCAGGCTGTCCATCCACACTTTCCACATTATATTCATCACCAGTCACTTCAACTTGGCCTTCATAAATCTTATCAAGGCCAAATTTGTTCAAAAGCTGTAACAGGAACAGTACAGTGTAAGTATGTCTTCCTCCAGATTCTCTCCACATTTAGGTTAGTTGATTTAAGTACCAAAATGAAGTGTTTTTATGTTGCAAGACAATCGTCATAAAACTTGATTCTGTATTTGTAGTCATACCCAGGTATTCTACATTAATGCTTTCTCAGTAATAGTACATACTAATCTTACCGTCAGAAGGTTTTAACAGGAACCACTAAATAAATCTGTGCATACTTTGCCCAACGTGGCTGTCTAATAAACATGGGTGGGCTAATCAAATCAATCTACAAATTCAgggttttttaaactaaatagttAGAACACAATTCCAAGTAAGTCATATACAAGTGGAACCCTCTGTTTTGTAAGATAGACTCCTTTATTTTCTGCCCATCTACTGAAGCAAACCCTTTGACATTTAGATACAAATTTAGTGGGTACATACCCTGCGGGCCAGCAGCAGGCCCGTACAATAGGCGGCAGCATAATTGGTCAAACCAACTTTCACACCATACTTTGGCAGCTCATGAGAGTACGCAGCACAGACTATCATATCACCTTCGATCCTGGCATATGCAATCTGACAACAAAATAAACGTTAGTATTCTCACACCGGTTAGAATATTGTTGGCTCAAACCTGCCTCCCGTCTGCATGTAGAAATCctactaaagtcaataggagtacTGCCAAGACCTCCACATGCAGGTTTGGAAAACACAAATTTAGATTTAAATTATTCATCTTTCCTCATTTAAGACATGATGATGAAAGGTTTAAAAGTAAACCTCAAAATGTAAAAAGTATAAAAAATGTAAAGAGTTGAAGTACAACTCTGTGATAATGCAGCCTCAATACTGCTTTTTCTATTGCTTTTTCTATTGCTAAACTGACAAATAGAAAAAGTCACTTCtatctgaacccccccccccaaaaacctaCTATTACAATAGTTAAGATAACAAGTTATTTTCTTAGTTTCACTTTTGTGTATTTGACAGCAATTACAGATAGTTAACTTCACCATTCATCTGCATTCAGATATTTCCCCTATTTGTGTGGTACTTTCAGACAGCAAGAGGAaggaaagtgttttttaaaaacttgaagaGGACTAAGGGGCATGTGCAGCATTTGTACATATTCTACATTTTTATTGCAGTTATCTGTTGTCCTGTTTCCTTCAAACTTGGACTGTGATATAGTCCTCATTAAGGACTATAAAAACAACCTATATGAAGTTTCCAAGCTTAAAGTGTTCTATTTGCACAGATAAGAAAAGTCTATTCACACAATTCAAAAggtgttatagaatcatagaatatcagggttggaagggacctcaggagatcatctagtccaaccctctgctcaaagcaggaccaatccccaactaaatcctatGATTCAGGATTTTATGGACAAGTTGTTAAAAGCACATTTGCTTCTGGAGCCAACAGAACgtttgggggtgagaggagaCCCCACAACAGTGCAGGAGCAGGATCTAGCTGACAAGACCTCATGGTCAGTCTTGCTTCTTTATGCAGAAGGAAGATGGAGATAGCTCACAGTGTGCATCATTCTGAACTGAAAACTAGCATTCAAGATTAAGAAAACCGCTTCATT from Malaclemys terrapin pileata isolate rMalTer1 chromosome 8, rMalTer1.hap1, whole genome shotgun sequence carries:
- the RPL5 gene encoding 60S ribosomal protein L5 isoform X1, which translates into the protein MFFLFKGFVKVVKNKAYFKRYQVKFRRRREGKTDYYARKRLVIQDKNKYNTPKYRMIVRITNRDIICQIAYARIEGDMIVCAAYSHELPKYGVKVGLTNYAAAYCTGLLLARRLLNKFGLDKIYEGQVEVTGDEYNVESVDGQPGAFTCYLDAGLARTTTGNKVFGALKGAVDGGLSIPHSTKRFPGYDSESKEFNAEVHRTHIMGQNVAGYMRYLMEEDEDAYKKQFSQYIKNNVTPDMMEEMYKKAHAGIRENPVHEKKLKREVKKKRWNRPKLSLAQKKDRVAQKKASFLRAQERTADS
- the RPL5 gene encoding 60S ribosomal protein L5 isoform X2, producing the protein MGFVKVVKNKAYFKRYQVKFRRRREGKTDYYARKRLVIQDKNKYNTPKYRMIVRITNRDIICQIAYARIEGDMIVCAAYSHELPKYGVKVGLTNYAAAYCTGLLLARRLLNKFGLDKIYEGQVEVTGDEYNVESVDGQPGAFTCYLDAGLARTTTGNKVFGALKGAVDGGLSIPHSTKRFPGYDSESKEFNAEVHRTHIMGQNVAGYMRYLMEEDEDAYKKQFSQYIKNNVTPDMMEEMYKKAHAGIRENPVHEKKLKREVKKKRWNRPKLSLAQKKDRVAQKKASFLRAQERTADS